A genomic stretch from Deinococcus cellulosilyticus NBRC 106333 = KACC 11606 includes:
- a CDS encoding diiron oxygenase: MCGIAGLFIGCALEAVCPKRLLAQDLSAAPEQEPYKSKFGDWYERSTVRAAPRRMVLKDEQGLFFSPDFIPIMKHPLIQEQSDTVKRNIMVQQLYRYLDFTAKLEHVVVNRVAMSIANGYLDFNLPREMVFDAYKIYCDEAYHALFSADLLMQVEDLTGIRAVTQQLQPYFIRRLHELQHQYSESNLQELVEIFFVIISETLISGFLSDIPTARDVKPSIRAVVRDHAIDEGKHHVYFADFLKRIWPQLDRRYRKEIGKLLPSLIYAFLSPDVDSIRTELSSYGIPRDHIEQVIAETYTKEIVSSHIANSISSLGRYLRELGILDDPEVQDRFYEAGLLKREDLILG; this comes from the coding sequence ATGTGTGGAATTGCCGGATTATTTATTGGCTGTGCCCTTGAAGCCGTCTGCCCCAAGCGCCTGCTCGCCCAGGACCTCTCTGCTGCACCCGAGCAGGAGCCCTACAAATCCAAATTCGGTGACTGGTACGAGCGCTCCACCGTGCGGGCTGCACCCCGCCGCATGGTGCTGAAAGACGAGCAGGGTCTGTTCTTCTCCCCTGATTTCATCCCGATCATGAAACACCCCCTGATTCAGGAGCAGAGCGACACCGTGAAGCGCAACATCATGGTGCAGCAACTGTACCGCTATCTGGACTTCACCGCCAAACTGGAGCACGTGGTGGTCAACCGGGTGGCCATGTCCATCGCCAACGGGTACCTGGACTTCAACCTGCCCCGCGAAATGGTCTTTGACGCCTACAAGATCTACTGCGACGAGGCCTACCACGCCCTGTTCTCCGCTGACCTCCTGATGCAGGTGGAGGACCTGACCGGCATCCGTGCCGTCACCCAGCAGTTGCAGCCGTACTTCATCCGCCGACTGCATGAACTGCAACACCAGTACAGTGAGAGCAACCTGCAGGAGCTTGTGGAGATCTTCTTCGTGATCATCAGTGAGACTTTGATCTCTGGGTTCCTCTCCGACATCCCCACCGCCAGGGATGTGAAACCCTCCATCCGGGCTGTGGTGCGGGACCATGCCATCGACGAGGGCAAACACCACGTGTACTTCGCAGATTTCCTCAAGCGCATCTGGCCCCAGCTGGACAGACGCTACAGGAAAGAGATCGGCAAACTGCTGCCCAGCCTGATCTACGCCTTCCTGAGCCCAGATGTGGATTCCATCCGCACAGAACTGTCCTCCTACGGCATCCCCAGAGACCACATCGAGCAGGTCATCGCAGAGACCTACACCAAAGAGATCGTTTCAAGCCACATTGCCAATTCCATCTCCTCTCTGGGCCGTTACCTGCGTGAACTGGGCATTCTGGATGATCCCGAAGTGCAGGACCGCTTTTATGAAGCTGGCCTCCTGAAGCGCGAAGACCTCATCCTGGGCTGA
- a CDS encoding MarR family winged helix-turn-helix transcriptional regulator: protein MPEEPIDPTLQSKVITGLVKLSQVLKSQAWKGATPQKLTPTQGNILRQLKAEPQGLTLSQLALQQGITLATTSDAVTMLVKKQLVKKIRHPLDGRQLQLTLTPLGEQEAEKTSEWTGFLMEAVGTLEPAEQAILLQTLLKLIQVLQQQGQIAPVQMCFTCAFFQPNVYDDPQSAHHCHFLGGPLQLAQLQIDCADHRAIELPVLR from the coding sequence ATGCCAGAAGAACCGATCGACCCCACGCTGCAATCCAAAGTCATCACCGGTCTGGTCAAACTCAGCCAGGTCCTGAAATCCCAGGCCTGGAAGGGAGCCACGCCCCAGAAACTCACCCCCACCCAGGGGAACATCCTGAGGCAACTGAAAGCTGAACCCCAGGGACTGACCCTGTCCCAGCTGGCCCTTCAGCAGGGCATCACCCTGGCCACCACCAGCGATGCGGTCACCATGCTGGTCAAAAAACAGCTGGTGAAAAAGATCCGTCATCCCCTGGATGGCCGCCAGCTGCAGCTGACCCTCACCCCACTGGGGGAGCAGGAAGCCGAAAAAACCTCAGAGTGGACAGGTTTCCTGATGGAAGCGGTGGGAACCCTGGAACCTGCCGAGCAGGCCATCTTGCTGCAAACGCTTCTGAAACTCATTCAGGTGCTGCAGCAGCAGGGACAGATTGCCCCGGTGCAAATGTGTTTCACCTGCGCTTTCTTCCAGCCCAATGTGTATGACGATCCCCAGAGTGCCCACCACTGTCATTTTCTGGGTGGCCCACTCCAGCTTGCCCAGTTGCAGATCGATTGCGCGGACCACCGGGCCATTGAGCTTCCCGTGCTCCGCTGA
- a CDS encoding cyanophycinase: MIRHRYAITLLLLALQPAYATGNLLIVGGGLRNDNAPIYNTFIEKAGGKDQAKIVIFPTASSSLSSSKRFKADLEARGLKPENVVVLDLTTRNFETQNKNPDLVGQIDAATGVWFVGGDQARIAKALINKDGTDSPALSAVKKLYLNRDGVIGGTSAGASIQSALMPSSFGIPMDTLDYGIAPRLDMRGVNISRGLGFFTAGIVDQHFNTYDGRHARMARYLIETKTPYGYGIEENTAMLVGPDGKINVLGFSGVTLMDASKATLKDAALGVTINNIDLTYLQTGDSYDPATKTVTINAAKSLIAPGDEYGNGNRLVTDLSQPNAITQLITYGLVDNTATQAKGLFLRYNGNYSYGYEVTFSKTPETQGFYGSVAGVDGYAFKHVRMDLEPITGNRMAPEGPADLNRTQYPTEVSAVAFRGILPPDQNGKFNPRLKLTRGELAGALTYLTLATPDKPVDLTDVAKDNASWADIQSAISFKFMAPQGTEFMPDVPVSRADFAQALFEAYDLYQQMGLKEADLSVSDASKIAEGQQKAVAAVLAAGLMMDKNGRFDPKGTVSREEAAYSLYRLVGFQF; encoded by the coding sequence ATGATCAGACACCGTTATGCCATCACCCTTTTGCTGCTTGCCCTGCAACCCGCTTACGCCACCGGAAACCTGTTGATTGTGGGTGGAGGCCTCAGGAACGACAACGCCCCCATCTACAACACCTTCATCGAAAAAGCAGGCGGCAAAGACCAGGCAAAAATCGTCATTTTCCCCACCGCCTCCAGCAGCCTGAGTTCCAGCAAACGCTTCAAGGCAGACCTTGAAGCCCGGGGTCTGAAGCCAGAGAACGTGGTTGTTCTGGACCTCACCACCAGGAATTTTGAGACCCAGAACAAAAACCCGGACCTTGTGGGCCAGATTGACGCTGCAACTGGCGTGTGGTTTGTCGGGGGAGACCAGGCCCGCATTGCAAAAGCCCTGATCAACAAAGACGGGACCGACAGTCCAGCCCTGAGCGCTGTGAAAAAGCTCTACCTGAATCGGGATGGGGTCATTGGAGGGACCAGTGCAGGAGCCAGCATCCAGAGTGCCCTGATGCCTTCTTCTTTTGGGATTCCCATGGACACACTGGATTATGGAATCGCTCCCAGACTGGACATGCGCGGGGTCAACATCTCCAGAGGACTGGGCTTTTTCACGGCTGGCATTGTGGACCAGCATTTCAACACCTATGACGGCAGACATGCCCGCATGGCCCGCTACCTGATCGAAACAAAAACACCTTACGGTTACGGCATCGAGGAGAACACCGCCATGCTGGTGGGTCCAGACGGCAAAATCAACGTGCTTGGTTTCAGTGGCGTCACCCTCATGGACGCCAGCAAAGCCACCCTGAAAGACGCTGCTCTGGGCGTCACCATCAACAACATCGACCTGACCTACCTGCAGACTGGGGACAGTTATGATCCAGCCACCAAAACGGTCACCATCAATGCAGCAAAATCCCTGATTGCTCCGGGCGACGAATACGGCAACGGCAACCGTCTGGTGACGGACCTGAGCCAGCCCAACGCCATCACGCAACTGATCACCTACGGACTGGTGGACAACACCGCAACACAGGCAAAGGGCCTCTTTCTGCGCTACAACGGCAATTACAGTTACGGATATGAAGTGACGTTCAGCAAAACACCCGAAACCCAGGGTTTCTATGGCAGTGTGGCCGGAGTGGATGGCTACGCCTTCAAGCATGTTCGCATGGACCTTGAACCCATCACGGGCAACCGAATGGCACCCGAAGGTCCAGCAGACCTGAACCGCACGCAGTACCCGACCGAAGTCAGTGCAGTTGCCTTCCGGGGCATCCTCCCACCAGACCAGAATGGCAAATTCAATCCCAGACTGAAACTGACCCGTGGTGAACTGGCAGGTGCCCTCACCTACCTGACCCTTGCCACACCGGACAAACCTGTGGACCTGACCGATGTGGCAAAGGACAATGCTTCCTGGGCTGATATTCAGTCGGCCATCAGCTTCAAATTCATGGCCCCTCAGGGCACGGAATTCATGCCTGATGTCCCCGTCAGCCGCGCAGATTTCGCGCAGGCCCTGTTCGAGGCCTACGACCTGTACCAGCAGATGGGCTTGAAAGAAGCAGACCTGTCCGTCAGTGATGCCAGCAAAATCGCTGAAGGGCAACAGAAAGCAGTGGCTGCCGTGCTTGCTGCAGGCCTGATGATGGATAAAAATGGTCGCTTCGATCCCAAGGGTACCGTGAGCAGGGAAGAGGCTGCCTACAGCCTTTACCGTCTGGTGGGCTTTCAGTTCTGA
- a CDS encoding MarR family winged helix-turn-helix transcriptional regulator, with protein sequence MSSIPIYMERLGVLMRHHSRAHPSGLHPVHFEVLHYLSACNRFSNTPQAIIEYLGITKGTLSQSLKLLEQKGYLSRSMDLKDRRIVHFDLTGAGEAILAEHLQETRQLLEHLAPPEQASVEKALELLLGKMIEQQGGKPFGVCRTCKYHRSDESSWCSLLQLPLEHPAPDKICREHVAP encoded by the coding sequence ATGTCATCGATCCCGATCTACATGGAACGCCTGGGTGTGCTGATGCGACACCACAGCAGGGCCCACCCCTCGGGACTGCATCCGGTGCACTTTGAGGTGTTGCACTACCTGAGTGCCTGTAACCGCTTCAGCAACACGCCGCAGGCCATCATCGAGTATCTGGGCATCACCAAGGGCACCCTTTCCCAGAGCCTGAAACTGCTGGAGCAAAAAGGATACCTGAGCCGTTCCATGGACCTGAAAGACCGGAGGATCGTGCATTTTGACTTGACCGGGGCAGGAGAGGCAATTCTGGCAGAGCATCTGCAGGAAACCCGTCAGCTTCTGGAGCACCTTGCCCCCCCAGAGCAGGCTTCGGTGGAAAAAGCCCTGGAATTGCTGCTGGGCAAGATGATTGAGCAGCAGGGAGGCAAGCCATTCGGGGTGTGCCGCACCTGCAAGTACCACCGCAGCGATGAGAGCAGCTGGTGCTCTTTGCTTCAGCTTCCACTGGAGCATCCTGCCCCGGACAAAATCTGCCGTGAGCACGTGGCCCCTTGA
- a CDS encoding FAD-dependent oxidoreductase, producing MPTYSHWMMDLPEYPALDRDLIADAVVIGGGIAGLSTAYQLALSGLKVVVLERDKIGSGETPRSSAQVTSSLDFFYKELVSIHGRDTTKLIYQSHSAAIDEIERITRAENIDCGFIRLPGYLVPAPGDEDNIQEEASVHRGLGFDTTLSDTPAYATGFGQSIRYNNQGQIHPLKYIIGLARAIENRGGAIFCSSPVMSYTGDHVVTEQGHTVHARHVVVASNAPVGERGKYSFRYSPYRTYIMTMKLTGQIEPALFYDTSDPYFYVRPDGDVLLIGGADHRVGEPEYPEQRWQDIEDWTRAHFPVSERVDTWSGQVFNSADGIGFLGKAGDVYVITGDTGNGLTNATIGSMIIRDQVLGVENPWAEVYSPNRMPRGNYTEWVSEAGRSIMHLFDWFRSAEMVQNLQPGQGNIVRKGMSKYAVYRDEHGELHACSAMCTHMGCEVSWNSAEETWDCPCHGSRFTRDGEVLTGPARAPLAKIKEPQLE from the coding sequence ATGCCAACTTACTCACACTGGATGATGGACCTGCCGGAATATCCGGCTCTGGACAGAGACCTGATTGCCGATGCTGTGGTCATCGGAGGGGGCATTGCGGGCCTCAGCACAGCGTATCAACTGGCCCTGAGTGGCCTGAAAGTGGTGGTGCTGGAACGGGACAAGATCGGATCTGGAGAGACCCCTCGCAGCAGTGCGCAGGTGACCTCCTCGCTGGACTTCTTTTACAAGGAACTGGTGTCCATTCACGGGCGCGACACCACGAAACTGATCTACCAGAGCCACAGTGCAGCCATCGATGAAATTGAACGCATCACACGGGCCGAGAACATCGATTGTGGTTTCATCCGCCTGCCTGGATATCTGGTCCCTGCTCCTGGAGACGAGGACAACATTCAGGAGGAAGCCTCTGTGCACAGAGGACTGGGATTTGACACGACACTGTCTGACACCCCTGCCTATGCCACGGGCTTTGGACAGAGCATCCGGTACAACAACCAGGGCCAGATCCACCCCCTGAAGTACATCATCGGTCTGGCAAGGGCCATTGAGAACCGTGGAGGGGCCATTTTCTGTTCCAGTCCGGTGATGTCCTACACCGGAGACCATGTGGTCACTGAGCAGGGGCACACCGTTCATGCCAGACATGTGGTTGTCGCCAGCAACGCCCCTGTGGGTGAACGGGGCAAATACTCTTTCAGGTATTCTCCCTACCGCACCTACATCATGACCATGAAGCTCACCGGGCAGATTGAACCTGCCCTGTTCTACGACACCTCCGACCCGTATTTCTATGTGCGGCCAGATGGGGATGTGCTCCTGATTGGCGGTGCAGACCACCGGGTGGGTGAGCCGGAATACCCCGAGCAACGCTGGCAGGACATTGAGGACTGGACCAGAGCCCACTTCCCGGTCAGTGAACGCGTTGACACATGGTCTGGTCAGGTGTTCAATTCCGCAGATGGGATTGGCTTTCTGGGCAAGGCAGGGGATGTGTATGTGATCACCGGAGACACCGGAAACGGCCTGACCAACGCCACCATCGGGTCCATGATCATCCGGGATCAGGTGCTCGGTGTGGAAAACCCCTGGGCAGAGGTGTACAGCCCCAACCGCATGCCCAGAGGCAATTACACGGAGTGGGTCAGTGAGGCAGGGCGCAGCATCATGCACCTCTTTGACTGGTTCAGAAGCGCAGAGATGGTGCAGAACCTGCAACCCGGCCAGGGCAACATTGTGCGCAAGGGCATGAGCAAATATGCCGTTTACCGGGATGAGCACGGCGAACTGCACGCTTGCAGTGCCATGTGCACCCACATGGGCTGTGAGGTCTCCTGGAACTCTGCCGAGGAAACCTGGGATTGCCCGTGTCACGGCTCCCGCTTCACCCGCGATGGTGAGGTGCTGACCGGACCTGCCAGAGCACCTCTGGCGAAAATCAAAGAACCGCAGCTGGAATAA
- a CDS encoding type 1 glutamine amidotransferase, producing the protein MKDIWIIQHIRQETPGTLAELLLERGFNLRTFHPYLGDTVPTQPENIAGLVVMGGPMGVYDKDTHPNLTQEMQLIQNAHQAQVPVVGICLGSQLIAASLGAEVRSSGYKEIGWYNVKRQSSTDPLFKNLPENFMGFHWHGDIFDLPEGAELLASSALTTHQAYRVGASTYGLLFHMEVTPQIVQDMVQVFQDELAQEGLSGADILRETQSLLPELKQHARQVFGAWIELVESRILTVH; encoded by the coding sequence ATGAAAGACATCTGGATCATTCAACACATCCGCCAGGAAACCCCCGGAACCCTGGCCGAACTGCTCCTCGAAAGAGGGTTCAACCTGCGCACCTTCCACCCCTACCTGGGCGACACCGTGCCCACCCAGCCTGAAAACATTGCCGGTCTGGTCGTGATGGGTGGACCCATGGGCGTCTACGACAAAGACACCCACCCCAACCTGACCCAGGAAATGCAGCTCATTCAGAATGCCCACCAGGCACAGGTTCCTGTGGTCGGGATCTGCCTCGGAAGCCAGCTCATTGCAGCAAGCCTCGGAGCAGAAGTGCGGTCCAGCGGATACAAGGAAATCGGCTGGTACAACGTCAAACGCCAGAGCAGCACCGACCCCCTCTTCAAGAACCTCCCTGAAAACTTCATGGGTTTCCACTGGCACGGGGACATCTTCGACCTGCCAGAAGGGGCAGAACTGCTGGCTTCCAGCGCCCTGACCACCCATCAGGCCTACCGGGTGGGTGCATCCACCTACGGTCTGCTCTTCCACATGGAAGTGACCCCACAGATCGTGCAGGACATGGTGCAGGTCTTCCAGGATGAACTTGCCCAGGAGGGCCTCTCTGGAGCCGACATCCTCAGGGAAACCCAGAGCCTGCTGCCTGAGCTGAAACAGCACGCCCGTCAGGTCTTCGGTGCATGGATCGAGCTTGTCGAATCCCGCATCCTGACCGTGCACTGA
- a CDS encoding thioredoxin family protein translates to MTKTVFYHAGCPVCVEAEQQFVTALDPQKYQVEVVHLGEQKNRLVEAEQAGVKSVPALVLDGLPFHINFGASLNDLR, encoded by the coding sequence ATGACCAAAACTGTTTTTTACCATGCCGGATGCCCCGTCTGCGTTGAAGCCGAGCAACAATTCGTCACCGCCCTTGACCCCCAGAAATACCAGGTCGAAGTGGTTCACCTTGGCGAGCAGAAAAACCGTCTGGTGGAAGCCGAGCAGGCCGGAGTGAAATCTGTTCCTGCCCTGGTGCTCGATGGTCTGCCATTTCACATCAACTTTGGCGCAAGTTTGAATGACCTTCGCTGA
- a CDS encoding hexameric tyrosine-coordinated heme protein, whose translation MAEPLSLITATPEEGRQLAIMLARKSIVAMQPDPEVRKALRPDYAKDTMQLMIAAQVVALEFQTIAQANNHWKQVFTESQPES comes from the coding sequence GTGGCCGAACCCCTGTCCCTGATCACTGCGACACCGGAAGAGGGCCGACAGCTTGCAATCATGCTGGCCCGCAAGAGCATCGTCGCCATGCAGCCAGATCCTGAGGTGCGCAAAGCCCTCAGGCCAGATTATGCAAAAGACACCATGCAACTGATGATTGCTGCGCAGGTGGTTGCGCTGGAATTCCAGACCATCGCACAGGCAAACAACCACTGGAAGCAGGTTTTTACTGAAAGTCAGCCAGAAAGCTGA
- a CDS encoding protein rhiA has protein sequence MNYQLRIVNNSQQAGSFVIFQQQPNTQSLAWLTKYAYPQTNVTFNWTLDYDFVWSETGVLTPGVAVEVGQITAATPEQNQITLSYDLQNHAFFFQNQTQAGEPGAFNVLADSSVPAGAASVGIGMSGAATFLVQAGPNMHYTFTPHPDYWLVFSNTMQQGEVIVTESLSPLQINFPPNVNSMTVTLNPDQSWTVTPNFMLEAVEEA, from the coding sequence ATGAATTACCAGTTGCGCATTGTCAACAACAGCCAGCAGGCCGGAAGCTTTGTGATTTTCCAGCAGCAACCCAACACGCAATCCCTGGCCTGGCTGACAAAGTACGCCTATCCTCAGACCAATGTCACGTTCAACTGGACCCTGGATTACGATTTTGTGTGGTCAGAGACAGGAGTGCTAACCCCTGGTGTGGCGGTGGAGGTTGGTCAGATCACCGCTGCGACCCCTGAACAGAACCAGATCACCCTGTCTTATGACCTGCAGAACCATGCTTTTTTCTTCCAGAACCAGACCCAGGCAGGTGAGCCTGGAGCCTTCAATGTTCTGGCAGACAGCAGTGTTCCTGCAGGCGCGGCATCCGTGGGAATTGGCATGTCTGGTGCAGCCACTTTCCTGGTGCAGGCCGGACCCAACATGCACTACACCTTCACCCCCCATCCGGATTACTGGCTGGTGTTCAGCAACACCATGCAGCAGGGAGAGGTCATTGTCACCGAAAGCCTGAGCCCACTGCAGATCAACTTCCCTCCCAACGTGAATTCCATGACCGTGACCCTGAACCCGGACCAGTCCTGGACGGTCACCCCGAACTTCATGCTGGAAGCTGTTGAAGAAGCCTGA
- the trhA gene encoding PAQR family membrane homeostasis protein TrhA: MIRIFREPINALTHWFGAGMAVVLTILLCIFAFRGGVHWWPFLVYGISMILLYLASATLHSVKARDLVLQWLTKLDHSAIFILIAGSYTPVAYFALPPEWAKWTLIAVWSVAVAGVILKLITLNLNRWLSTGLYLVMGWGSVLLVPHLFQAYSWPPVIWIALGGLFYSLGAVVYGTKRFNPIPGVFGYHEIWHLFVLAGTASHATAMFYLTGSQTA; this comes from the coding sequence ATGATTCGAATTTTCCGTGAACCCATCAATGCCCTGACCCACTGGTTTGGGGCCGGCATGGCAGTGGTCCTCACCATTCTGCTGTGCATATTTGCTTTCAGAGGTGGCGTTCACTGGTGGCCGTTTCTGGTGTATGGGATCAGCATGATCCTGCTCTACCTCGCCAGTGCCACCCTGCATTCCGTCAAAGCCAGAGACCTGGTGCTGCAATGGCTCACCAAACTGGACCACAGCGCCATCTTCATTCTGATTGCAGGTTCTTACACCCCGGTGGCTTACTTTGCCCTGCCTCCAGAGTGGGCAAAGTGGACCCTGATTGCCGTCTGGAGTGTTGCTGTCGCCGGAGTCATCCTCAAACTCATCACCCTGAACCTGAACCGCTGGCTTTCCACCGGACTGTATCTGGTCATGGGATGGGGAAGTGTCCTGCTGGTTCCCCACCTGTTTCAGGCCTATTCCTGGCCTCCGGTGATCTGGATTGCTCTGGGAGGACTGTTTTACTCTCTGGGCGCAGTGGTGTACGGCACGAAGCGCTTCAACCCGATTCCAGGGGTGTTTGGTTACCACGAGATCTGGCACCTGTTCGTGCTGGCAGGAACGGCAAGCCATGCCACAGCCATGTTCTACCTCACAGGGTCACAGACCGCCTGA
- a CDS encoding MIP/aquaporin family protein, whose product MKYTTGQEFISELIGTLVLIAFGLGVVAMVVLFPATPAIPGEVVKGGYTNIVLGWGLAVTMGVFISAQISGAHLNPAVTLALAVTGRFSWSKVLPYLAAQMMGAFLGAAIVFAVYYGQWIKVDPTFSQTAGVFSTFPAVPGFWPGFVDQVVGTALLMGMILAIGDHLKTPSAKALAPVVFGLLVVAIGASFGGMHGFAVNPARDLAPRLFSLVAGFENNGLVGSTIWIIPVVGPIAGALVGAWLYDLTIGRALKNESAPSVPAAAVQEAG is encoded by the coding sequence ATGAAATACACAACCGGACAGGAATTCATTTCAGAACTCATCGGAACGCTGGTCCTGATTGCTTTTGGACTGGGCGTGGTCGCCATGGTGGTGCTCTTCCCAGCCACACCTGCCATCCCTGGCGAGGTCGTCAAGGGAGGCTACACCAACATCGTGCTCGGATGGGGTCTCGCCGTCACCATGGGCGTTTTCATTTCCGCCCAGATCAGCGGAGCGCACCTGAACCCTGCAGTGACCCTGGCCCTCGCCGTCACCGGACGCTTCTCCTGGAGCAAAGTGCTGCCCTACCTTGCTGCCCAGATGATGGGGGCTTTTCTGGGAGCTGCCATTGTCTTTGCGGTGTATTACGGTCAGTGGATCAAGGTTGATCCCACCTTCAGCCAGACTGCGGGTGTGTTCAGCACCTTTCCTGCAGTTCCCGGATTCTGGCCTGGATTTGTGGATCAGGTGGTGGGAACAGCCCTCCTGATGGGCATGATTCTGGCCATCGGAGACCACCTGAAAACCCCCTCCGCAAAAGCACTGGCCCCTGTGGTCTTTGGTCTGCTCGTGGTTGCCATTGGTGCGTCTTTTGGTGGCATGCACGGCTTCGCAGTCAATCCTGCCCGTGATCTTGCCCCAAGGCTCTTTTCTCTGGTGGCCGGATTCGAAAACAACGGTCTGGTGGGCAGCACCATCTGGATCATTCCTGTGGTCGGACCCATTGCTGGTGCACTGGTCGGCGCATGGCTTTATGACCTGACCATCGGGAGGGCTCTGAAAAACGAGTCGGCACCTTCTGTCCCGGCTGCAGCAGTGCAGGAAGCTGGCTGA
- a CDS encoding galactose oxidase-like domain-containing protein: MMKTTAHWIKGVGTAALLTALMACSSVTTAPEGTVVQQDLTGDESDLARPVSSRAQLGYFTPARAWPLVAVHMGLLPNGNVISWSTSDDTGDNIFDPPSSGEHDLTFVDVWNPRTNVHTRYDNQTGTELFCAGHTLIPDGKVLAAGGHDGLGPVDFYGRPDTNQFDPATNTWTRLPDMQYTRWYPTLTVLPNKEILSTGGVNNGAAADLPEIWNTTTGSWRTLTTASTSVFGGKFEHLYPWMHVNSEGLVFNSGPGVLMGKLNTSGTGSWTVIGQRDNHDRYHGSSVMYQPDRLLVTGGVTNKTPDTSGNYDGSTNESLLVNAVTGAKTAAAPMLFKRSHHQATLLPNGDIFVNGGNSSGKQWDDSTPVLDSEIYRPSTNTWKRAARAAVSRNYHSTSLLLPDGRVLVAGGGIGAGEDHNHRDAEIYYPPYLFNLDGTLAARPGISYAPSKLGYNQVFPMTMNSSAAVSRVTLIRFGFVTHSFNLDQRFQDLKFAQGSYGQLSVLSPLNNKVAPPGHYMLFALNSKGVPSAAKIINIQ, from the coding sequence ATGATGAAAACCACAGCACATTGGATCAAAGGTGTCGGCACAGCTGCACTGCTCACCGCACTCATGGCCTGCAGCAGCGTCACCACCGCTCCGGAAGGCACTGTCGTGCAGCAGGACCTCACCGGAGACGAATCCGACCTTGCCAGACCCGTCAGTTCCCGCGCACAACTGGGCTACTTCACCCCCGCACGTGCATGGCCCCTGGTCGCCGTTCACATGGGCCTCCTGCCCAATGGAAACGTGATCAGCTGGAGCACCAGCGACGACACCGGCGACAACATTTTCGACCCCCCCAGCAGCGGCGAACATGACCTGACTTTCGTGGATGTCTGGAACCCCAGAACCAATGTGCACACCCGCTACGACAACCAGACCGGCACCGAACTGTTCTGCGCAGGACACACCCTGATCCCCGATGGCAAGGTGCTTGCCGCAGGTGGACACGACGGTCTGGGCCCTGTGGACTTCTATGGCCGCCCTGACACCAACCAGTTTGACCCCGCCACCAACACCTGGACCCGCCTGCCAGACATGCAGTACACCCGCTGGTACCCCACCCTGACGGTGCTTCCCAACAAGGAAATCCTGTCCACCGGGGGCGTGAACAACGGTGCAGCCGCAGACCTCCCCGAAATCTGGAACACCACCACCGGAAGCTGGCGCACCCTCACCACCGCATCCACCAGCGTGTTTGGCGGCAAGTTCGAGCACCTCTACCCCTGGATGCACGTCAACAGCGAAGGTCTGGTCTTCAACTCCGGTCCTGGCGTGCTGATGGGCAAACTGAACACCTCAGGCACCGGAAGCTGGACCGTGATCGGTCAGCGGGACAACCACGACCGTTACCACGGCAGCAGTGTGATGTACCAGCCGGACAGGCTGCTGGTCACAGGTGGCGTCACCAACAAGACCCCCGACACCTCAGGGAACTACGATGGCAGCACCAACGAATCCCTGCTGGTGAATGCCGTCACCGGAGCCAAAACTGCCGCTGCCCCCATGTTGTTCAAGCGCAGCCACCACCAGGCCACCCTGCTCCCCAACGGCGACATCTTCGTGAACGGCGGAAACAGCAGCGGCAAACAGTGGGACGACTCCACCCCGGTTCTGGACAGTGAAATCTACCGCCCCAGCACCAACACCTGGAAACGGGCCGCCAGAGCTGCTGTGAGCCGCAACTACCACTCCACCTCCCTGCTGCTCCCAGACGGACGCGTGCTGGTGGCCGGAGGAGGCATCGGGGCAGGCGAGGACCACAACCACCGCGACGCCGAAATCTATTACCCCCCTTACCTGTTCAACCTGGATGGCACGCTCGCTGCACGACCCGGCATCAGCTATGCCCCCAGCAAACTCGGGTACAACCAGGTTTTCCCTATGACCATGAACAGCTCAGCTGCGGTCTCCAGGGTGACCCTGATCCGCTTCGGTTTCGTGACCCACTCTTTCAACCTTGACCAGCGTTTCCAGGACCTCAAATTTGCCCAGGGCTCCTACGGTCAGCTGAGTGTGCTGTCTCCCCTCAACAACAAGGTGGCCCCTCCCGGTCATTACATGCTCTTTGCCCTGAACAGCAAGGGTGTGCCTTCCGCAGCGAAGATCATCAACATCCAGTAA